The sequence GCTGACGACCCTTGGGGTTTGGTAATGATGGCTTGAAGCAGGGTGGCGTATTGTTCGATGTGTTCTGTTTCCTGCTCGACACGTGAAAGAAAATAGTTGTACGGAATGAGCGTCACGACTGCCACAAAAATACCAGCAGCGGTGCAAATTAACGCTTCAGCGACTCCTCCGGTAACGGCGTGCGGATTGCCGAGTCCGGATTCCGACATGATGCCGAATGAGCCGATCATTCCAATAATGGTTCCCAGCAGGCCCAGTAAGGGACCGAGCGTGATGATGGTGTCCAAAATGGATAAGCGTCGTTTGAGGA is a genomic window of Nitrospiraceae bacterium containing:
- a CDS encoding MotA/TolQ/ExbB proton channel family protein, translated to LAERMIQVAEQGKFSDALAYAKQQSSPILNVLAAGIVHRTHQPSTAMEALGIREISLLKRRLSILDTIITLGPLLGLLGTIIGMIGSFGIMSESGLGNPHAVTGGVAEALICTAAGIFVAVVTLIPYNYFLSRVEQETEHIEQYATLLQAIITKPQGSSA